DNA sequence from the Cucumis melo cultivar AY chromosome 6, USDA_Cmelo_AY_1.0, whole genome shotgun sequence genome:
TAGAGCTTAAACTTCCACTTTCAAGAGATGTACTACCAAACTACAGCTCACTTGTGACACCTATGCTAACTTTGACATAAATtatattgtaatttatttttaattttttttttcaaatgtacaaggaaaaatgaaaaggtgCATTAAAAATCATAACTTTGGGTTGTGTGTGTATTGTCTATGTCCTTTTGGTGGAAGAGGAATGCTTGTCACCTACTCATTTCCCTCTCTACTTTCAACTCCTCCAATCCCTTCCTTCACTTCTTCTCcacctttccaaaaaaaaattaagtgatttgatctctctctcttttttttttttttcttttctttcttctttcttctttctgccTCTGTGTCTTTACAATAACACAGAACAAAAATGGAGGAGGAGAGGCATAAATGCAGGCTCTGCTCTCGAAGCTTCACCAATGGCAGAGCATTAGGTGGTCACATGAAAGCCCATTTAGCCACTTTCTCCATTGAACATCAAAAAACCTTCAAATCACCAGATCTAGAGATGGTCTCTGTTAATGGCTCAATCTCCATTGTTCAAGATAGAGAGAGCGAGACCGAGTCAAAGAATCCAACTAGGAGACGCTCTAAACGGACTCGGCGATTCAACACCGAGTCGTTGCCGTCGCCGTCCCCGTCGCCGGAACCAGCTAGTTCCATTTCCGACACCTCCCCAGAGGAAGATGTCGCCATCTGCCTCGTGATGCTTTCGATGGAAAAGCCTTCTTCCTGGAAAGATCAAAGTCGGACGCCGGAATCGGAAAAATCAACGGCGGCGATGGTGGGGAGGGTGAGGAAGAGTTTCCGATGTGGAAAATGCCGGAAAACTTTCCGATCGAACAGAGCTTTGTTTGGACATAGGAAAGTTTGCAGAAAGgaaggggaagaagaagatggagaagaagaagaagaaaaagggatGGTTAATGGAGGTAATTGGAAGATCTTCAAATGTCCTTATTGTTGTAAAGTGTTTGGGTCTGGACAAGCTTTAGGGGGACATAAAAGATCTCATCTACAGGGTTCAATTAGAACCGCCATTGATGGGAGTTCTAGCAAGCTTGAGATTGGCTTGGATCTCAATTTGCCAGCTCCACTGGAAGAAGATGATTATAGTGTAGTTTCTGATGTTTGATcattgatgatttttttttttctcttttctaaatattattttggtttatATGCTTTACCCCAATTCCTATATTTTCAACTTTGTTCAATTGAATCTCTGTACttacaaatctttattttgttacCTAGCATGAGTGTAGTTCAATTGATTCTTGATCAAGAGATTGAAAGTTTAAATAGTTCATCCAACAACAAATtgttagattaaaaaaaattgatctcGGAATACATTTGAATATTAAAATGGGTTTGTGctgaaattttttttgttgaaaaaaatGATGTAACAGAAATGAAAGAGACAAAGAATATGGGCTTGTAAGTACATGAATCAAGGGGATGTTTTGACGATGTAAGAACTAAATAGACTTTGATCAAACGTCTCAAGAATGtgaagaataaaatattttaaacgaATTAAGAAGAGAACGTTTTGCTTGAATTTCTCTAATTTTCTGTGAAAATGTTTGATATTACTTTAACTTTATATCAGTTGTATGTTTAGATTTGAAGGAAGAGGGTCTGATTTCGATGTTCTTGGTCAGTTCTGTTGGCGTTGTGAACAACAAAATGGCAGTACTAAAGTGAAGTATAcagaaaataacaataataaattataaatgtAGTCCTAAACATTTAAAAGAGTTGCAAATATAAATTCATGTCGTTTGGTTTTGATCCacgaatattaaaaaaaattcaaatcatattttgGTTGTCATATTTTTACGCTTCTATCTTTGAGTCATTTTGATCGTcgtacttaaaaaaaaaaggttaatatgATCCGCGCCACATAGACATTTTAGGTTTCAAATAAATCAAGTCGGGTCAAACCATTTAAATTCCAACCAATAAAGCACATTAACACGAAGGATCATATTGAATTTCTTTTAAGTACATGGACTAAAACGAACTTAAATACGTAAACCATTTGTAAAGATACAAGGACCAAGTTCGTCAAATACTTATTTGACATAAGATTGAAAGTTTTAAAATCTCAttaggtttttttcttttaagttaaaaatatttattagatgtaaaattaaaatttaagttgCAAACACCAAATagataaattcaaaatattctaaaaataaatCTCTAACTTAACCCATAAAAAATTACTAAGATCATTGTTATCGTTTTAAAAAATTCTATAGGTAAAACTTTGATAAGAGGTTAGCTCAAACCGACCGACATAAAATAAAAGTCAATATTTTAAACTATACTatatcttttgtttttctttcaacaacattttagattttgtttaaCTATTAAATTCCACCTAAGTTTTTGGCATTACCATTCCTTCTTAATGTCTAGCAAATGGTTAAAAATCAATACACATTTCAGTGACCACGTTATTTGTTCATAAAAGAGAAGTGGGTCAACTAATTAAAAGTCCAaacataaatgataagatactTTTGATTATTGCAGGAGAAGAAATTGAGTAAGCAAAAAGTTTGATGCTAGAAAGGggaatttttaaatatagaattaatctttaaaaaaagtTCCAATGGTTAATTTTAGTAATTTCTACACCTATAAAAAAGGTTAGGTTTAAACCCTTAGATTGTTGTATCTGTCATTAATGATTTAACACGACTGTCTAATCTTTTAATGTAACTATCTAAAGCCAATCAAAATTACAACAATTTTGCTTTGGAACAACTTGTTAATATGTTTGGTCTTAAATGAAGAATGTAGAACTAATTTCTAGAAATGTCCAAGTTTTCAACTTTTATGGGCTTTGACGTAACTTTGAAAATTGACCAAAAATAAAATGAGTTCAAAACGTAACAAACCTAGAAGTAATTAAATAATTCAATGTGGTGAGCAATAAGTGTTTGGTTTGGAAGGATTGAACCATTCTAAACCCTACTATTTAAGAATTCActggtttttatttttccttttgacATAAGAAATTTAGTAAACATTGGATTCCAAGCCTAACAATTAAATCTTGCAACAAAGGGAAAAGAATACACTTTTTCACTGAATCATACGAAATATTCTTAATTCTAGGATAAGCTTCGATAAGTTACAAGTTTTAACTTAACACTTGaacttaaaatttttgttttaagataacttctattggtttttttttttaaataacataaCAATAACTTATAAAATAAAGATACATATTACATAATTGGTACATGCTTTTAAACCTTTAATTATACAGTTCAaaagttttattttagttttgaactttctaaaatagttttttaGCTTTTctattaaaagagaaaaaaaaaaacagtgtGTTGAAAAATAAAGGTTTCTCACACACACATACTTTGAATAAaggaaaacaaattaaatagaCGAGGATTTAGTTGAAATGGGAGGAAAAATTATACCATAAAAAACTCACGAAATTCTAACAATCAaactcttttttcttatttgtgAAAGCTTGAAGCATACAAAAAATGATCGATTCATGAATGTAGTTAATCTCCATCCTCATATGTAAAGAAAACTTTTCAAGGAAAAAAATTACTATTTACATTATTTTGTGTCACTTTTGTATCATAGTAGTTATTTTGAGGGAgaaaaataacaacaaaatttagattcgttaatttactaatttaattcttataatatgaagtaaataaaaattaacCTCTAATATTCTAAAAGTTTGATAGAACTTCATAAATAATCTTCGTAATCTAATCAAATCTCTATTAAAATCTAAGAACTGTTCgaaaaaaatttatcaaactatataaacaaaaattaaaattaaaatttaattagaaaaattataaaaaataagaacTTTATGACAAAATCCAATGTAATAAGTCTTTGtctttatggtttttttttttgtcctaaAGTTAATAtgttatatttcttttattattcttgattttttttaattattcttaaattataaaaactaaatttaaaatttaaaaattagattGGTAATATATTCTAAAATTTACATTTGATTGAATATTTAGAGCTCAAATTATATCGAACTCATTTCATCTTCCAATTTTTAcattttacaattttatttttgttgttaCTTCAACTTCTCACATATCTCTAACACCCTTcacattttttgtaatttgattACATTCCCAACTTTTTAAAAGgtaattttgtatttatttagcCGTATAAAATTGAAGTAGAGGAGGGTAAAAAGGGAAATTGGAATGGTGATTTGGTCAGCGAGAGTTGGGGACAGGCTTTATGCAAAACTGGTAGGACACCGCCGAACTGGCTGACAAGTGACAATTTTTGAAGAATATTTATAAGCAGAGTCTAATCATAATGGTCAATATAATTGCTTTCTTTGGATGTTTTGTACGACGGACGCATGGCACTCCATCTATTAATATCCATATCCTAATATAATACTTTAATCTAAATTACCAACAAACAAggttaacatttttttaaactatttttgaAGGGTAATTAGTGATAATCTTAGATGGAAATTTGGATTTGGGAGGAAAGTGGTGGTATTCTAAGTCTTAATTTTCTGCTCACTTCCATTTCAagtcttaattttaatttatattgctaattttaaaatttagaaagatCAAGAAGCACATTTGCAACTTTTGAATGGATTTGGGTGTCTTCTctttttatctaaaaaaaattaatagcaaaatttggatttttttttctaaaaaaaaactttagctTGAAGCAAATGGTTGGTGTATGTAGGTTGGGAAAGATATATACTACTAAAAGAAGCCCACAAGTATCTATTTCCTCCAAACACAAAAGCTATTATAAGTTTATAGTCTTTAGTCTATAGATTTGTAATCCATAGACTATAATACTGGATCTCAAACACCTCAAACATGATCTTTATAACAAATCAATTTCAAGCATGATCTTTGtaagaaaataattttgaacCATTTTCTTTAATCAGctcttcaaaaaataaaaaatgattttaaacaTTTTACAATCACTTTCAATAATtgtgtctttacataaagtttaGTAGAGAGTTGAAACCCAGAGCAATGGAATTATATTTGAGGCAGACTAATCTCAAACAATATGATAGTATATGATTAAAAGCAATGAGGAGAATGGAGTGGGGGCACTCTATAAAAAATGATGGATGGAAGgagttttctttttatgaagGAATCTATAAAATCAAGATGTTGCCTTAAATCAGTGTCCTTCTCAATTCTTTTTAAAAGGCAGTCCAATTCCAATTGAATGAATCTTTTCCAAGAGAAGATTGAAGCAGTGAGAccccttttttctctttatcttcttttaaTTTGTCTTCAAGGTTTAGTGGGCCATACACTCAAAGAAAGCTGATAAGAGTCGCTTAAACAAAGGTTTGAGAAATGTAAAAGGAAGCCTCAAATCAGTCGGTCTTTCCTTTACAAATGACAAACTATAGTTAGAACAAAGTTATAATTGTAAATTATGGGTACTAAATTAGAATTTCCCCTTTTTCCAGTATTCAAGCCACAAATCAAACAGGGAAGTAGAAATTCGGTGAAAGTTTATGGGAGAAGAGCTGAGACCATCAGGACAGACAGCAAACTTTGACATGTCTGAGAGACCTCGTTCttagcaaaaaaagaaaaaagactcCTTGTGACACCAAATTTCCTGTTATATTGAAAGTCAAACCAAGAAACCCTAAAATATTACAGAAATGGTATTATGTCTGCAGAACAATATGtactttaattttaaaacaatactTTACTAATAAGTTTAAAAGAATAGATTGAACTACAGGTTTCGCCTATGAAACTTTCAAGTTTGTATTAAATATGTATTTGAATTTTCGATCGTGTGTTTTCCGACTTTCAATTTTTAGATTCTATAACTTGCCGGTGTATTCAccatttaaattaataaatatattcgacataaagttaaattttgaaaaataccATTTAGTCTccatatttgaaaatttgttcaatttttttatttatacttTAATTGTCCAATTTTAATTATCGTACTTTCCATAAATCTTGAACTTAATATCTCAAAATTAACTCACAGGGAATTCCATTAATTTAATCATGCTACACTGGCTAGGCACATGTGAAGATTCTTGGAAATTAAACCTTTCCATTTAGTTTTCCATAACCTATAGGAAAGTGTTTGATTTCCAACTTGACTTTTTTCGAGCAAACTATTTTAGTCCACTCAATGTTTAGTTTTTCAATTAAAATAgttgatgttttcaactattatAATCTACAACCAACTACAATATTACTATTTCAAATCATTATTTGCTAtagtttttaatatttattataatgtTTATTAGTTTCTATTCACCTTCACTTCCGATCTTATATCCTACCTTCCACGAACTATTATAATACAAACCAACACCCTGttaaatccatttttttctaaaggTATTTTATTGGATGCAAAATTTGGATAGTCTTTCACTTACATGAAGTATTCCCGGTTAAAAATGTCGCTCAAAGGAGGACAAGGTGGCGTATTAGAATTTATATCTTAGTAAAAGGATAGGTGCAGGAAGATCACTTTTCAGGTTTATTCTCTCCTCCTAAATTGCCACTGGATAGCATATTTTCTTGCCTTCTAATTGGAACCAAAAAGTCAATGAGAATCTGATCAAAACTAGAATTTTGTAGCTAAGACGATGCTCAAACCAATAATGAAGAATATTCTAGTAGAAAGAGCCTTGTTGAAGATCGGCTCATTCGACGTTATGACAAGAATTCTCTTGATGAAATGAAGAATTGGCTTCGAGCTGATAAATTCACTTTTAAATTACCCTCAAGCAATCATTTCACTTTTATGATACCCCATCTCTTCACTTGTTCCTCCATCTACCCTATGAAAGTTGATGCTCTTCAGTCAAACTAAGCGCAATTCAAAAGAGAATCGCTTCGGTTATCATTCTAAAGGTCGATGATTCGACCTAATTATTATGAAGAGCTTTTGCTCAAGCATGATTTCAACTGGTTGTCATCTTTGGGAAAAGAAGGTTGTAGATGATGATCCATGTGTGGTTAGAATTGAATTGTAAGCTTAGTCATAAGCTCTTAAATTGTCATAACAAATCCTTAAACTTCAAAAAATATCTCAAAAATTAATCGAGATGCTTGATAAACATGTAAATCACACATAAGACACACAATTGAATAGAGAGATAAATTAAAACAATCCTAAAAGTCGACATACCAAACTTATAATCTAACCTATATGTACTAGCTATTGTAAAAGGGATGAAATTGTTCTTCATGCCCTATGGCTATGTTAATCTAACAGACAAGTGTGGTAGCATTGGCCTTCGATCGATTAATATTGTGAGTCTTGTAGATACATGAGAAATTATCAAAAAACGACCGAAGCTTAATTGTGTTGTTCCTACGGTCAATTTGGATAAGGAGAACTCCGATTATTCAATACCAAAATTCGTTCTCTACAAAACTCAATTAGAGCAGGTCTTTTCTTATATGGATGAAATCAGAAACGACTAGTCTCAGAGAGATTCAAACAAAACAGTAAGAGATGATGGAAATCCTAAAGAATATAAACCGCAAATAAATCCATCGTTGAGTTCATCCAGCTAAATACAGATATCGCACTCAAATAACAGAATAATTTCTTCGGGTTAAGGGCGATTATTAGCTAGTAAACTGAAATTTACTTACCTCGATGTCGAAATCATGCTCCGAAGTGATAAATCCAACGACCGGGGAGGCGATTACACCAGGAGAAGGCTTATTGCAACTTGCGATCGGTGTGGACATTGGTTTGATCTGCGATTAGATGAATAGTATTTCGATTAGCGATCCACAGCAAGGAAAAAGTAGAAGAAATTTCAGAGGTTGGGATTATCTTACGAGATATCGAGGAGACGAAGCGCTTTCGGCAAATGGTGGAATGAGGTTGAGCTTTCCCACCGATCGACGTAAATTGGAGGGAAGTTTTTTAGACTAAATTGGAGGGAATTATCTTTTTATAGGAGAGAGGTTTTTTAACCGctccaaaaaatatatatttaaactctGAGGAGCAAATcctatacgaaatttcagggtAGCTGTGACAGACCCATatgttaattttaatttgaattataataGTATATATTTTGTGCGTAGACTATGTGATAATGAATAGTAAATAGCAAAAATATCAAAGAGTAAAAACGATAGAAAATTAAGAGTTTTGAAATCATGTTTATCGTAGTcaatataatttctttttccaGCATATATTTTTAGTCATCAAAGTTTGAAGTTAGTGTTTATTTGATAGTTGAAATTTAAAAACCAACGCTTTAGTCTTCGAAGATTAAAAAATACTTATAAATGATCCTCAATTAATTATAACTTTGGTCGTTAATTGACTAAGTTACGTATTGAATTAGCAAATTATTAATACCATCTCGTTAAAATTTTGTCAATTCAATATGTCACGTTTTGTTAGTTAAACCAAAGTTGATTCAAGgactatttaaaatatttttaaaacttttaggGCTAAAACGTTTATTTTTAAACCTcttgtttttttaaatgaacCATAATATactatgtgtatatatatatatcaatccAATATATATATTACACTTAGGTtcaaaacaaatcaaaacattatttttttaatatgtaatTTATTAAAATCACATTGAATAAAAagaatgtaatttttttaaaataaaaaattgacaaactatttcTACACCatgaaacaaaattattaaaagaaaaataattccaTTTGGATTTTTCTATAACATTTCGTCGaatattttctttcttacaATTTCCCTAAAAATGGATGTTATAACCATTTATTTTCACacttttgaaattgaaaaaaaaaaaaaagaaaaaaaatcgattTAAAGTGAGTCCGGgagaaaactaaaattttaaataacttaaaatacaaacaaaactGTGAAAGAAAAATAGCGAAGAAAAATAATCAGTTTTCCCGATCGTTGCaagaaagtaagaaagaaagaaagaaagaaaggaaaccTACAAGAGATTGGGATTGAGGCGTTGATTCGCATGGCTATGGAGCTTTCGGCATTGCATCGTAAGAATGGTACAAGAGCGTGCATCACGAGCTAGAGTTCCATGACCTAATTCGAACGAGCGGCGGAGCTACGGCGGTGCAACCACGTGCTTCGGTCGTTGGTGCGGCGAGAAGGTCTGAACTTGTAGAACTATGATAAGAATTGAGGATCGTTGAACTTTGCCGTTGTTGTTCGGAGAGGGAAGTTATAGTTAAAATTAGGTTAGGCGTGTTGATTCTGGAGAGTTCAGGTCGGGGAACGGAGCTTCTTGGACTCGAGGTAAGTGATGAAGTTCTGTTTTCGGAATGGTTAATAGCTATTGGGGATGTAATTGGGAATGATGCCATTTCGGACTGAGGTTGATGAAATTGGGGTGCGGAGTGGCGAATTTAGCTGAAGGGGATTTGAATCTTACAACGCTAACAAGTTGGGGAACGTTCTTGCATAGGACAATATTGGAACTTTGAAGGCCATTGATActttattgtatatataatacagaccatttcttttaataattatacATATGGGCCCTTATGTCAGTTTTTCACTTAAAATTTCGTTTTCTATTAGAAATACCTTCACTAGAACTAGAAGCTTCATCACGTCTGAGCTCTGAAACGGAAGGTTTGAATTGTGATACCATTACTGGTTCTGAAATTGTTGGGATGAAGCTTTCAAACCTTGATGGAAATTCATAACCGTGTCTCTGGAGATTTTGGGCAGGATGAGGAGGTTGTGCAGAAAATAACAGATTCTTACATGGGTACATGTGAGAAAGAACTTCAGAAAAGCGGGTCTAAAAGTCCTAATGAAAATAAAGAGGACTTAAACATGCAGCCAGAGATTGAGACTGGTCAGGTACAACATGATAGATCAAGTGCGGGGACTGATACGAATGATATTAGTGCCCAAGAACTTAGTTGTAAACCACCTCAGAAGCCCTCAGTGGACTTAGAAGATGAAGATGCAATTTGTACACGCACAAGGGCTCGTTATTCACTTGCTAATTTCACACTTGATgaacttgaaaattttttacAAGAAACTGACGATGAGGATGACCTTCAACatgttgatgatgaagaagaatacAGGAAATTTCTTGTTGCAGTGTTGCAGGATGTAGACGGTGACAGCAAAAGTCAAGAAAATGAGACTGTTGAAGACGAGGACGAGGATAATGACGCTGACTTTGAGATAGAACTTGAAGAGGCACTTGAGAGTGATGTTGATGAAGTTACAAGAGACTTGACTCAAAAGGAGAACAACAGAGCTGTAAGACGACCAGAGACTAGACAGAATAAGCGTTTAAAAGCGTCCGTTCAAAATAGCAAACGACATTTAGGACAGGCAAAGCGGCCATTGCGACCACTCTTGCCAATATTGCCTAATGAAACAATTCCTTCTTTTTCCCCTCATGATGGGAAAACCTTGGCAACTTGGAATGCTCCTACTTCTCGGTCTTCTGTGAATAAGGATAACTTAATAAATGGTTTTGCACCAAATCAAATTGGTCAACTATACTGTTTGATTCACGAGCATGTGCAACTTCTCATTCAAGTCTTTTCCATATGTATATGTGATTCTTCTCGACAACATATTGCCTCCCAGGTACATGGATTGATCTCTGAGATGCTTCATAAACGGAATGAAGTATTGGCATGGAAAAAGGTTCCATTTCCTGGCATTTGCTTTGATTTTCCATGTGTTTATTCGTCAATGCCAGATGAAGTAACCAATAGTAGTTTCCAAGCGCAAAGAACGTTGGAATCAAACGGCTTTTGTGGTGGGCAAATCACGGGGTCTGCTCAACAAACCTACCAAAGGGTTGCATCACAAACAACTCATGATAGAGGGCGTGATTCTGTTTCTGTTAGACAGGTGGTTGAAGGCTCCAGTTGGGCACCATTTGTAAGTGGCCCAGTACTATCTATGCTGGATGTAGCTCCATTGAATTTAGCTGGAGGCTTTTTGGACGATGTTAATACTGGTAAAATACATTCTTAAGTGCTCTATGATGTTGGGTAAAGATTTAGTCTCGAGTTTTTGATGCTATGACAATCTTCTGATGTTCTAACtgcattttatatttttttattctgtGGGACCGCATGCCAGTTGTTCAAGATTATCGAAGACGTCGTTTGGAATCAACATCAGATACACCCTTAGAAAGAGAACCGCTTTTTCCCCTCCCTAGTCTCCATGCATTTCCTGGAGTTAATTGTGAAGGTATGTCTGGAAGCATCTCATCTGTCAACACAGCAACACTTTCTCCTAGTCAACAGCCACCTAAGAAGTCATTGGCAGCTGCACTTGTTGAAAGCACCAAGAAACAGTCTGTTGCCATGGTTCTAAAGGACATTGCGAAGTTAGCCCAacaattctttcctttattcaaccCAGCATTATTTCCTCATAAGCCACCCCCCGCTGCTGTGGTAAATCGGATTCTTTTTACAGATGCAGAGGATGAGTGAGTTACTTTCTATCCAGTCCCGTGGAAGTACATTTTTTTCTCTCCTAGTCATGTTCACTTTTTGTTTCACTTCCCTGGTTGCTGCTTCTTATTAC
Encoded proteins:
- the LOC103491118 gene encoding zinc finger protein ZAT4-like — protein: MEEERHKCRLCSRSFTNGRALGGHMKAHLATFSIEHQKTFKSPDLEMVSVNGSISIVQDRESETESKNPTRRRSKRTRRFNTESLPSPSPSPEPASSISDTSPEEDVAICLVMLSMEKPSSWKDQSRTPESEKSTAAMVGRVRKSFRCGKCRKTFRSNRALFGHRKVCRKEGEEEDGEEEEEKGMVNGGNWKIFKCPYCCKVFGSGQALGGHKRSHLQGSIRTAIDGSSSKLEIGLDLNLPAPLEEDDYSVVSDV